Within the Desulfobaculum xiamenense genome, the region GGGGTGAAATCTGTAGACACCGTTTTCGCGACGACGTCATCGGCGTCCGCGACGAAGTAGGCCCGTAGCTCAGGGGGAGAGCACTTGCTTGACGCGCAAGGGGTCAGCAGTTCAAATCTGCTCGGGCCTACCACTTCGAATCTACAGGGAGGCCTATGGCCTCCCTTTTTTATTAAAGGTCTATGCACATGGGGTGGTTCGCATTGTAGGCGGGAACCCCGAAACAAAGGAGTAACGACGTGCAGGTTGCGGTTGCCGACATGGCTGTGGACGCACAGGCAGGTATGGCTTGCGGCGAGATCCTCAAGAAGGCGCTTTCCGGCAAGAAGTTCAAGAAGGTTGTGGCATGCAGATGCGGCGAAACTCTTCTGGATCTGAGCCGAACTATTAGCGAGACTTGCACCGAGCTCACTCCCGTTTATGACGACACCCCCGAGGGACTCGCCGTCATCAGGCACAGCGCGGCGCACATCATGGCCGAGGCCGTGAAGCGTCTCTTTCCTTCCGCCAAGGTCACCATTGGCCCGGCCATCGAGAATGGCTTCTACTACGATTTCGATTTCGAACGTCCCTTCACCCCCGAGGATCTTACGGCCATCGAGGCCGAGATCGAAAAGATCGTCGCCGCCGACGCTCCCTTCGTCCGCAAGGAGATGAGCAAGGCCGAGGCCCGTGCGCTCTTTGATTCCATGGGCGAGACCTACAAGGGCGAAATCATGGACGATCTGGGCGGAGACGAGTTCTCCGTGTACACGCAGGGCGGCTTTGTCGACCTGTGCCGCGGTCCCCACGTTCCGTCCACCGGATTCCTCAAGGCCTTCAAGCTGACCAGCGTGGCTGGCGCCTACTGGCGCGGCGACGAGAAGAACAAGATGCTCCAGCGCATCTACGGCACGGCGTTCGCCACTGCCAAGGAGCTCAAGGAGCACCTCGACCGCATCGAGGAGGCCAAGAAGCGTGACCATCGCAAGCTCGGCCCCCAGCTGGACCTGTTCAGCTTCCAGGAGCGCGGCGGCGCGGGCATGGCCTACTGGCATCCCAAGGGTGCCCTGCTGCGCACCATCCTCGAAGACTTCGTGAACCGCGAGATGCTGCGGCGAGACTACGACATCGTGCGTACCCCGCAGATTCTCAAGCGCGAGCTGTGGGAGGCCTCCGGCCACTACGACAACTACCGCGAGAACATGTACTTCACGGAGATCGACGAGCAGCCCTATGGCGTGAAGCCCATGAACTGCGTAGCGCACATGCTTATCTACAATTCGCATCTGCGCAGTTATCGCGATCTGCCCAAGCGCTATTTCGAGTTCGGCGTGGTGCACCGCCACGAGAAGTCGGGCGTGCTGCACGGCCTGCTTCGCGTCCGCCAGTTCACGCAGGACGATGCTCACATCATCTGCCGTCCGGACCAGCTCCAGGACGAGATCAAGGGCGTCATGCGCTGGATTCAGGACCTCATGGGCCTGTTCGGCTTCGAGTACACCATGGAGCTGTCCACCCGTCCTGAGAAGTCCATCGGCTCCGACGAGGACTGGGAGCGCGCGACCGTCGCTCTGGTGGATGCCATGGAAAGCATGGGTCTGCCCTATGAGGTCAACGAAGGCGATGGTGCGTTCTACGGCCCGAAAATCGACGTGAAACTGCATGATTGCCTCGGTCGCGAGTGGCAGTGCTCCACCATCCAGGTCGATTTCACCTTGCCAGAACGTTTTGACATGGTTTACATCGGCGAAGATGGTGAGCGTCACCGCCCGGTGATGGTCCACAGAGCCATCATGGGTTCCGTGGAGCGTTTCATCGGCGTGCTCACCGAGCACTTCGCCGGTGCGTTCCCCACGTGGCTGGCACCCGTACAGGCCCGAATCCTGACCGTTACCGATGCCCAGCACGAATTTGCCGAGAAGGCGCGCCTGTTCCTGCGGGAGCATGGCATTCGGGTCGAAGCCGACCTGCGCAACGAGAAGCTCGGCTACAAGGTGCGCGAAGCGCAGCTTGAGAAAGTTCCGTACCTGCTTGTCGTGGGAGACAAGGAGGTCGAGGCCCAAGGCGTCAACGTGCGCCTGAGGGGCGAGAATCTGGGGCTGAAGACCCTGGAGGAGACTGTAAACATGGTTCTCGAAGATTGCCGGGAACCGTTCAAACGCGGAGGAATGAGCTATAGCTTCAGCAGCTATTCGTGCCCGGTGTAATAGGCAGATTCGCGCACGCGAAGTGCTTGTGATCGGAGCGGAAGGAGAGCAGGTCGGCGTCGTTTCTACTGACGAGGCCCTGCGGATGGCCCACGAGCTTGGGCTGGATCTGGTGGAAGTGGCGCCCAACGCCAAACCCCCGGTCTGCAAGATCATGGACTTCGGCAAGTACAAGTACGAGCAGCAGAAGAAACTTCAGGCTGCCCGTAAGAAGCAGGCCGTTGTCCAGATCAAGGAAATCAAGATGCGCCCCAAGACGGACGATCACGATTTCAACACCAAGCTCAAGCATGTTCGCCGCTTTCTGGAGGATGGTGACCGCTGCAAGGTGACCATTTTCTTCCGTGGGCGCGAGATCGTGCACAAGGATCGTGGCATGATTGTTCTGGACCGAGTGGTCGAAGCCGTTGCCGACATTGCCAAAGTCGAGCAGCAGGCCCGGGCCGAGGGCAGAACCATGAGCCTTTTGCTTGCACCGGTTGCCAAGAAGCAGTAATCCTCCGCGAGCAAGACGCCATGGCCGCACCAGTTGCGGTCAAGCGATATGTCCGGAACGGAAACAGCGTCGGCGGCCCCCTTGCCATGGGGGGCCGCTGTTTGCGCATTCCACAGCAAGGAGACAGCAATGCCCAAGATCAAGACGAACCGCAGCGCCGCCAAGCGCTTTCGTGCGACCGGCTCCGGCAAGATCCGTCGTCGCAAGCAGGGCCTGCGCCACATCCTGACCAAGAAGAGCGCCAATCGTAAGCGCCGCCTCGGTCAGGGCGCTCTGGTCGACAAGACCAACGAGCGCGCAGTGAAGCGCATGATCCCCGCGCTCTGCAAGTAAGCAGACGCGAGTTCCCAACCATCCATAGAATGTCGTTCTCCCTGCCAAACCGGGGCAACCTTGGGGGCGGGGTAAAGGAGGAAACGAACGATGAGAGTTAAGAGAGGCGTCACCGCCAAAAGGCGTCACAAGAAATATTTGAAGATGGCGAAGGGCTACCGTGGTGCCCGCAGCCTGCTGTACACCACAGCCCGCGAGACCGTTGAGCGCGCGCTCGTCTACGCCTTCCGTGACCGTAAGGTCCGCAAGCGCGAGTTCCGCAAGCTGTGGATCATGCGTATCAACGCTGCCGCGCGCGAGCACGGCATGTCCTACAGCAAGTTCATGCACGGCCTGAAGCTGGCCGGCGTCGAGCTGAACCGCAAGGTGCTGGCCGATATGGCCGTCCGTGAGAAGGCTGCCTTCGCAAAGGTCGCCGAGATCGCCAAAAGCAAGCTCGACTAGCCATGTCTGACGCAGGAAAGAAGCTCATAGACGAACTGGGTGCCATCGTCCCCGCCTTCCGCGAGGAGCTGGGACAGGCCGGTTCCGTTGATGCTCTGGAGGAACTTCGTGTGAAGTTCCTCGGCCGCAAGGGCCAGTTGGCCACCCTGCTTTCAGGCCTGCGCGACCTGTCCGAGGAAGACCGCCCCGAGGTTGGCAAGGTCGGCAATCTCGTCAAGAACGAGCTGACCGAACTCTTCGCCGCCCGCGAGGCCTCACTGGCACAGGAGAAGGAAGACGCGGCCCTGTCGCTGTTCGATCCCTCCATGCCGGGGCGTACGCCCGAAGTAGGGTCCCTGCATCCCATCACGCTGGTCATGGAGGAAATTTGCTCCGTGTTCGGCAGCCTGGGATTCGAGGTGGTCACCGGTCCCGAAGTCGAAACCGACTTCTACAACTTCGAGGCTCTGAACCTGCCGCCCGAGCACCCCGCCCGCGATATGCAGGATACCCTGTACATCACGGATCAGGTGCTGCTGCGCACGCATACCTCGCCGCTGCAGGTCAGAACCATGCTCGGTCGCAAGCCGCCTGTCGCGGTCATTGCTCCGGGCAAGGTCTACCGCCGCGATTCCGACCTTACGCACACGCCCATGTTCCATCAGATCGAAGGACTTCTGGTGGATCACAACGTGAGCATGGCCGATCTTCGCGGCACGCTGACGTCGTTCGTGCGCCAGGTGTTCGGAACCGATACCCGGGTCCGCTTCCGCCCGAGCTTCTTCCCCTTCACCGAGCCCAGCGCAGAGGTTGATATCAGCTGCGTGATGTGCGGTGGAAAGGGCGAGGTGAACGGCGAGCCCTGCCGTGTCTGCAAGCAGACCGGCTGGGTTGAGATCCTCGGGTGCGGCATGGTCGATCCGCAGGTCTTCAAGGCCGTGGGATACGACCCCGAAGTCTACACCGGTTTCGCTTTCGGACTCGGCATCGAGCGAGTCGCCATGCTCAAGTACGGCATTGGCGACCTGCGCATGTTCTTCGAGAACGATACGCGCTTCCTGCGTCAGTTCTGCTAGGTAAGACACCACACCGGACATATCCATAAAATGGCAGAAGGCCCCGCGATTCGTCGCGGGGCCTTTTTTATGCGGTCTGGGTCGCATCCCGGAAAGATCCCGGTTGGGAGTGTGTGGCGCGGCGCGGGATGCGCCGGGTCGGGCGTGCGGTGTTGTCGGGATGTGGCCGTCGGGCAGGGGTTCTAGTCGTCGCCGCTGACCTTGCCGCGCAGGCGTTTGGTGTCGCCGCGACGTTTCTTTTCGGAAACGCGGCGCTTGGTCGAGGCGAGGGTGGGGCGCGTGGGGCGGCGCTTCTTGTGCACGATGAGCGCCTGCCGCAGGAGTTCCACAAGGCGCTCCACGGCCAGCGCCTTGTTGGTCGATTGGCTGCGGCTGTCGTCCGCGCTGACGCGCAACACGCCGCGGGTGTCGATGCGTGAGGCCAGCGCGGTCATGATGCGGGCCTTCTGTGCGTCGGTGAGGCTTGGCGAGCCAGCCACGTCGAAGACGACGGTGACGCGCGTCTCGACCTTGTTGACATGTTGGCCGCCGGGGCCGCCGGAGCGGGAGGTCTCGAAGTTCAGTTCCCTATCGGGAAGCTCGCAATTGTTGTTGACTTTGGGCACGCCATATCTACCTTGTTCGTCGTGCGGGCTGCCCGCACGAATTCGGGAAATTCAGGAGAGAGAACATGAAGATCGCGTTCCCCACCAAAACGGTCAACGGCGGAGCCGTCGTGGACAGCCATTTCGGTCATTGCGAATATTTCACCGTCGTCACCATCGACGATGCAACACGCTGCGAAGTCGCGCGGGTGCGCATGGACGCCCCCGAGGGCTGCGGCTGCAAGTCCAATGTGGCCGAGCTTCTGGCAGCGGACGGCGTGAGCGTGATGCTCGCGGGCAACATGGGCCAGGGTGCCGTGGACCGGCTTGCCGGTGTGGGCGTGCAGGTCATCCGTGGTTGCGACGGCGGCATCGACGACATTCTGTTGCGCTGGCTGGCCGGAGAGGTCGAGGACAACGCGGAAATCTGCGCCCATCATGACGAAGATGGCCATGGTTGTCATCATTCCCATGAGCCCGTGTCCCTCGAACCGCTCGCCTGATCATGCCTTGCGCAGCCGAGATCCGCGTGAAGCGGTATCCGCTGGACGCGAAGCTGGCCTTTTTCCGGCTTGAGGTGTCCGACGAGACGAACGTCGCCGGACTCGTGCATCTCGTGGAGCGGCTGGAGCGGGCCGTGGCCGAGTACACGTCCGAGACCAAGGTGACCTTGACCAGCGACGGTGGAACGTTCATCGTCGTTTTTCTTACAGACAAACAGCCCATAGACAAGGCGGGCATGGAGACGCTGGCCGCCGAGGTCGTGCGCTGCCATGCCGGAGCCGGGGCTTCCCCAGAGCAAGGAAACGATACATGAGCATTGAGAATTGTCCCTGCGGTTCGGGCCGCGCTTACGCCGAGTGCTGCGAACCCCACATCACCGGAGCGACACCCGCGCCCACGGCCGAGGCGCTCATGCGTGCCCGCTACACCGCGTTTAGCGTCGGCGCGTTGGATTATCTGCATGACACCCTTTCCGAGAAGAAGAGGCATCTGCACGATCCCGAAGCTGTGAAGCAGTGGGCCGAGACCAGCACATGGCTGGGCCTCGAAGTGCATGGCGTGATGGGCGGTGGCGAGAATGACGAGACCGGCGAGGTCGATTTCACCGCCACCTTCGAGCAGAAGGGTGTGCGTCAGCAGCATTCCGAACTGAGCCAGTTCCACCGCGAGAACGGCCTGTGGGTATATGCCGATGGCCGCGTGCGCGGCAATCCCACCGTGCGCCGCGAGGAGCCGAAGATCGGCCGCAACGATCCCTGCCCCTGCGGCAGTGGGCGTAAGTACAAGAAGTGCTGCGGCCGCTAGCGGTGGGCGATGAGTGACGCGTCGCCCGCGGGTGGCTGGCCACCGGCCCATAGCGTGCGCGAAAGCCGTCGCGCACGGCGGGTCACCTTGCGGGTGACGGCTCGTCGCGGGCTTGAAATCGTGGTGCCGGAAGGCTTCGACCATTCGCGCATTCCTGCTATCATCGAGGGTCGGGCCGAGTGGATCGAGCGGGTCTTTCGGAGTCTCGAACGCCGGGGCATCGTCCCCGGCGAAGCTCCGATGATTCCGCAATCCCTCGATCTCGCCGCGTGCGGGGAGCGCTGGTCCCTTGAGACGCTGGCGCGCCCCGGCACGTCGGCCCGGCTGACGCAGGCCGGGCCCCGTCGCCTGCTTTTGGTCAACGGGAGTGGGGAAGACGGTCCGCGTCTCGTGCGGGCATGGCTTCAGGACCAGGCCCGCGCGGTGCTGGTTCCTTGGCTGCGCGAATTGTCCGCCGAATTGGACTTGCCCTTCGAGCGCGCGCAGGTGCGCGGCCAGAAGACCCGCTGGGGCAGTTGCTCCGGTCGCGGGACCATAAGCCTCAATTTCAACATCCTCTTCCTGTCGCCGGAACTGGCGCGCTATGTGCTGGTTCACGAGCTTTGCCACATCCGACACATGGACCATTCGCAGAATTTCTGGCGTTTGGTCGCGCGGTTCGAACCGCGCTGGGCCGAACTGGACGCCGAATTGTCGCGCTCCGGCCGGCGTGTTCCCGTGTGGCTCGGACTCTGAAGCGACGGAAAAGTCGCCTTGGTCGACGCTCGCGTATCCGTTTACGGAGTGCATGGCCACTGGCGCTTCGTCGGAAGTGCGACGCAATGCCACGTCGAAAATGGGCAAAAGGATATGCGGCCCTTGCAAAGCGCAAGTGCCTGGAATAGTGATGGGCTTACTGGAACGACATCAACAGCGCCGAAGACAGTGGCGTTGAGGCGGAGAGTGGAGTCCGATGGTTATTCTGAACGATATCATACTTCATCTGCCCGCGTGGGGCGATTCGCTGGTGAAGATCGCCGTGGCGGGCGCCCTTGGCGGGGCCATTGGCTGGGAGCGCGAGGCGCACGGTCAGGCCGCCGGTTTTAGGACGAACATCCTCGTCGCCCTTGGCGCATGCCTCATGATGCAGCTCTCCATGGAGATGGAGGTCATGTATCGGCATTTGAGCCAGATGAGTGTCGTCCGGCTGGACCCTTCGCGCATCGCGTCCTACGCCATCGCCAGTATGGGCTTCCTTGGCGCTGGTGCCATCATCAAGGGCCGGGGCACCGTGCGTGGGCTGACCACGGCGGCCAGCCTGTGGATGGTCACGGGCATCGGCCTGTGCGTGGGTGCCGGGTTCATCATGCCCTCGGTGATGGTCACGCTGATCAGTCTTGTTTTGCTGTCCGGCCTTGGGCACAAGCTGACGCGTACCATCCATCAGGATCTCTATTCGCTGCTCACCGTGACTTGCCATTGCCCGCTGACCACGCTCAAGCATTTGCGCAACGTGCTCGAAATGTACGGCGTGCAGATTCATACCGTGAACTGCCATAAGGATGTGAAGGACGGGCTGGCGACCTACAGGCTGCGCCTGCTGTCCAAGGATGACATTCCGCGTGCGCAGATCATGGGCGATCTGCTGCACCTTGAGGGGCTGGAGTCCCTGTCGTGGGAGGAGGCCGACGTTCCCTGATTCGGGAGCTCGGTTCGTCAGGCGCGCAGTCTCGCGTCCGTCGTTGTCTCGCCGAAGCAGACCTCGACGGTGACGTCGCCAAACATGGTGGCGAAGCTGAGCCCGAGGATGGGCCCGTCCGCGCAATGCGTGATGGGGTGTCCCGGTCCGGAAAGCACGGTGGGGATGCCCGCGCGGTAGGAACTGC harbors:
- the thrS gene encoding threonine--tRNA ligase — protein: MAVDAQAGMACGEILKKALSGKKFKKVVACRCGETLLDLSRTISETCTELTPVYDDTPEGLAVIRHSAAHIMAEAVKRLFPSAKVTIGPAIENGFYYDFDFERPFTPEDLTAIEAEIEKIVAADAPFVRKEMSKAEARALFDSMGETYKGEIMDDLGGDEFSVYTQGGFVDLCRGPHVPSTGFLKAFKLTSVAGAYWRGDEKNKMLQRIYGTAFATAKELKEHLDRIEEAKKRDHRKLGPQLDLFSFQERGGAGMAYWHPKGALLRTILEDFVNREMLRRDYDIVRTPQILKRELWEASGHYDNYRENMYFTEIDEQPYGVKPMNCVAHMLIYNSHLRSYRDLPKRYFEFGVVHRHEKSGVLHGLLRVRQFTQDDAHIICRPDQLQDEIKGVMRWIQDLMGLFGFEYTMELSTRPEKSIGSDEDWERATVALVDAMESMGLPYEVNEGDGAFYGPKIDVKLHDCLGREWQCSTIQVDFTLPERFDMVYIGEDGERHRPVMVHRAIMGSVERFIGVLTEHFAGAFPTWLAPVQARILTVTDAQHEFAEKARLFLREHGIRVEADLRNEKLGYKVREAQLEKVPYLLVVGDKEVEAQGVNVRLRGENLGLKTLEETVNMVLEDCREPFKRGGMSYSFSSYSCPV
- the infC gene encoding translation initiation factor IF-3; translation: MASAAIRARCNRQIRAREVLVIGAEGEQVGVVSTDEALRMAHELGLDLVEVAPNAKPPVCKIMDFGKYKYEQQKKLQAARKKQAVVQIKEIKMRPKTDDHDFNTKLKHVRRFLEDGDRCKVTIFFRGREIVHKDRGMIVLDRVVEAVADIAKVEQQARAEGRTMSLLLAPVAKKQ
- the rpmI gene encoding 50S ribosomal protein L35 → MPKIKTNRSAAKRFRATGSGKIRRRKQGLRHILTKKSANRKRRLGQGALVDKTNERAVKRMIPALCK
- the rplT gene encoding 50S ribosomal protein L20, producing MRVKRGVTAKRRHKKYLKMAKGYRGARSLLYTTARETVERALVYAFRDRKVRKREFRKLWIMRINAAAREHGMSYSKFMHGLKLAGVELNRKVLADMAVREKAAFAKVAEIAKSKLD
- the pheS gene encoding phenylalanine--tRNA ligase subunit alpha — translated: MSDAGKKLIDELGAIVPAFREELGQAGSVDALEELRVKFLGRKGQLATLLSGLRDLSEEDRPEVGKVGNLVKNELTELFAAREASLAQEKEDAALSLFDPSMPGRTPEVGSLHPITLVMEEICSVFGSLGFEVVTGPEVETDFYNFEALNLPPEHPARDMQDTLYITDQVLLRTHTSPLQVRTMLGRKPPVAVIAPGKVYRRDSDLTHTPMFHQIEGLLVDHNVSMADLRGTLTSFVRQVFGTDTRVRFRPSFFPFTEPSAEVDISCVMCGGKGEVNGEPCRVCKQTGWVEILGCGMVDPQVFKAVGYDPEVYTGFAFGLGIERVAMLKYGIGDLRMFFENDTRFLRQFC
- the arfB gene encoding alternative ribosome rescue aminoacyl-tRNA hydrolase ArfB: MPKVNNNCELPDRELNFETSRSGGPGGQHVNKVETRVTVVFDVAGSPSLTDAQKARIMTALASRIDTRGVLRVSADDSRSQSTNKALAVERLVELLRQALIVHKKRRPTRPTLASTKRRVSEKKRRGDTKRLRGKVSGDD
- a CDS encoding NifB/NifX family molybdenum-iron cluster-binding protein — its product is MKIAFPTKTVNGGAVVDSHFGHCEYFTVVTIDDATRCEVARVRMDAPEGCGCKSNVAELLAADGVSVMLAGNMGQGAVDRLAGVGVQVIRGCDGGIDDILLRWLAGEVEDNAEICAHHDEDGHGCHHSHEPVSLEPLA
- a CDS encoding YchJ family protein, producing MSIENCPCGSGRAYAECCEPHITGATPAPTAEALMRARYTAFSVGALDYLHDTLSEKKRHLHDPEAVKQWAETSTWLGLEVHGVMGGGENDETGEVDFTATFEQKGVRQQHSELSQFHRENGLWVYADGRVRGNPTVRREEPKIGRNDPCPCGSGRKYKKCCGR
- a CDS encoding M48 family metallopeptidase, translated to MSDASPAGGWPPAHSVRESRRARRVTLRVTARRGLEIVVPEGFDHSRIPAIIEGRAEWIERVFRSLERRGIVPGEAPMIPQSLDLAACGERWSLETLARPGTSARLTQAGPRRLLLVNGSGEDGPRLVRAWLQDQARAVLVPWLRELSAELDLPFERAQVRGQKTRWGSCSGRGTISLNFNILFLSPELARYVLVHELCHIRHMDHSQNFWRLVARFEPRWAELDAELSRSGRRVPVWLGL
- a CDS encoding MgtC/SapB family protein; the protein is MVILNDIILHLPAWGDSLVKIAVAGALGGAIGWEREAHGQAAGFRTNILVALGACLMMQLSMEMEVMYRHLSQMSVVRLDPSRIASYAIASMGFLGAGAIIKGRGTVRGLTTAASLWMVTGIGLCVGAGFIMPSVMVTLISLVLLSGLGHKLTRTIHQDLYSLLTVTCHCPLTTLKHLRNVLEMYGVQIHTVNCHKDVKDGLATYRLRLLSKDDIPRAQIMGDLLHLEGLESLSWEEADVP